In the genome of Oscarella lobularis chromosome 1, ooOscLobu1.1, whole genome shotgun sequence, one region contains:
- the LOC136195607 gene encoding polyglutamylase complex subunit TTLL1-like translates to MASAAPAATAASSQAKIRYAVDTEKSVLIDNFERRGWVRYSDQEDSGSGSWNFYWASVHTVRAMFGLDSVRLADDQIVNHFPNHYELTRKDLMVKNIKRYRKELEKEGNPLAEKDETGRYVHLDFVPLTILLPADYNIFLEEFRKNPNSPWIMKPTGKAQGIGIFIVTKLSQLKKWARDGKGGVPSHVPAKDAYIIQRYLEDPLLIGGKKFDLRLYVLVTSYRPLKVYMDELGFCRFCTVKYNSSLNELDNMFVHLTNVSIQKHGEEYNDSHGGKWTIHNFKMYVEGTRGKEACDKLWDDIHWLIVHSLKAVQPVMANDRHCFECYGYDIMIDSALKPWLIEVNASPSLTSTTVADRVMKFSLISDIINIVMPRGEIPEPRWNKVPDKEALGNFYLLYDEELERRHSAEPSTSRAGASSRLQGAKDKRAPHWK, encoded by the exons ATGGCGTCGGCGGCcccggcggcgacggcggccaGCTCTCAGGCAAAGATTCGCTACGCAGTGGACACAGAGAAGTCGGTTCTCATAGACAACTTCGAAAGACGAGGCTGGGTTCGCTATTCGGATCAAGAAG ACAGTGGCAGCGGCAGCTGGAACTTTTACTG ggcTAGTGTGCATACTGTGAGAGCCATGTTTGGTCTCGATTCAGTTCGTCTTGCTGACGATCA AATTGTTAACCACTTTCCGAATCACTACGAACTGACTCGAAAAGATTTGATGGTGAAAAATATTAAGAGATATCGTAAGGAATTGGAAAAGGAAGGAAACCCGTTGgccgaaaaagacgaaacggGGCGATACGTACATTTGG ATTTTGTTCCCTTGACAATTCTGCTACCGGCCGACTATAACATCTTCCTAGAAGAATTTCGAAAGAATCCAAATAGTCCATGGATAATGAAGCCAACAGGAAAAg CTCAGGGCATTGGCATTTTTATTGTCACAAAACTGTcgcaattgaaaaaatggGCTAGGGATGGAAAAGGAGGCGT GCCTTCGCATGTTCCCGCCAAAGACGCCTACATCATTCAACGATACTTAGAGGATCCTCTTCTGATTGGCGGAAAGAAATTCGATTTGCGTCTTTACgttttggtgacgtcatatagGCCACTCAAAGTTTACAT GGACGAATTAGGCTTTTGCCGTTTCTGCACCGTGAAGTACAACAGTAGTCTGAATGAGTTAGATAACATGTTTGTGCACTTGACCAACGTTTCCATACAAAAACACGGG GAGGAGTACAATGATAGTCACGGCGGAAAGTGGACTATACACAATTTCAAAATGTACGTTGAAGGaacgagaggaaaagaa GCTTGCGATAAACTTTGGGATGACATTCATTGGCTGATCGTGCACTCTCTAAAAGCCGTTCAACCGGTCATGGCAAACGATAGGCATTGTTTTGAATGTTATGGTTATGATATAATGATCGATTCGGCTTTGAAACCTTGGCTTATTGAA GTTAACGCTTCcccgtcgttgacgtctaCCACTGTTGCTGATAGAGTTATGAAATTCTCGTTAATTAGTGATATTATTAATATCGTTATGCCACGTGGAGAAATTCCCGA ACCTCGTTGGAATAAGGTTCCCGATAAAGAGGCGCTGGGAAATTTCTATTTATT GTATGATGAAGAACTCGAAAGACGTCATTCTGCTGAACCCAGTACATCTCGCGCGGGTGCCTCGTCTCGTTTACAAGGCgcaaaagacaaaagagCTCCTCACTGGAAataa
- the LOC136195664 gene encoding glutaredoxin domain-containing cysteine-rich protein CG12206-like, giving the protein MSDVRDDDLAAEEEDDEMTRLSYVGKRDLGSPGQIREKNIVSRTGTIRGVKNRVRAGIANYEGNRKQSESAKKYVATENGKIVVYTTSMKAVRDTMEQCAYVKRLFQNMMLQVEERDIFMNAHYQSELEERLETQAVSVPQVFINGQLMGGAEKLEQLNETGELKQLLADFEHIDPSHVCEMCGGHKFISCTQCSGSKKGVRNNFAMLRCTACNEAGLMKCPMCSYPTC; this is encoded by the exons ATGAGTGAcgtgcgagacgacgatttggcagccgaagaggaagacgacgagatgaCGCGATTGAGTTACGTGGGCAAACGCGATTTGGGCAGTCCGGGTCAAATACGCGAAAAAAACATCGTCAGTCGAACGGGAACAATACGGGGAGTAAAAAATCGCGTTCGCGCCGGCATTGCAAACTACGAGGgcaacagaaaacaaagcGAAAGCGCAAAGAAG TACGTCGCGACAGAAAACGGAAAGATCGTTGTCTACACGACGAGCATGAAAGCGGTGCGAGACACAATGGAACAGTGTGCCTACGTGAAACGACTCTTTCAAAATATGATGCTTCAAGTGGAGGAACGCGACATATTTATGAATGCACACTATCAATCTGAACTGGAAGAGCGACTAGAGACCCAAGCTGTATCTGTGCCCCAAGTCTTTATCAACGGCCAACTAATGGGG gGTGCAGAAAAACTAGAGCAGCTCAATGAAACGGGAGAACTAAAGCAGCTACTCGCTGATTTTGAA CACATTGATCCGAGTCACGTGTGCGAAATGTGCGGCGGCCACAAGTTTATTTCGTGCACGCAATGTTCTGGAAGTAAAAAAGGCGTAAGAAACAATTTTGCCATGCTGAGATGCACGGCGTGCAACGAAGCGGGACTCATGAAGTGTCCCATGTGCAGTTACCCCACATGTTGA
- the LOC136195556 gene encoding mRNA (2'-O-methyladenosine-N(6)-)-methyltransferase-like isoform X1 has translation MERKNAEYNTPKMASQSSLDASLSEKGWEIHFSKSQNRNYYFNKHTGKSVWHFEELERLEGSQSPDNDISSPAKKIKEETDESEAPETIQFVAKTKPNVTCHAMADEIIRKADPQVLEAHRLLWDIDTCSNAVIDIDACFEEQRHFRHLLPPHPDIEVQRATAAVQLRHKYAELCKSRIGIDEPRESFNRWILERKVIGCHGDPFFPALTESPVSTTMLRELSGNLPARLKEPRTILDAKRNLIAYADAAKKLVERKGGNMKQRKIIKWSTEEAFQWIRRSQSYTKEDFMDHLEHIKKQCGPLLQELMEPCVKEVCGRMCELADQEGKKIVANHRKLFQLSPDSPSSSSLIETGKNRAYKRDVYRLNSTSCAEAYREPEHSGPCYQIKLNRSLPCSLPLVSVAKSGNLVHLAYGNISHLIHQLYFDKLEMLYRIHCSEDEDLMEFDTRVWCLLTRYKCLFGIHPLEGASFQCSLPVAVFKMLQAQFDVTMELCASPFNCYFRQYCSAFADTDGYFGSRGPFFQFYPVGGSFQINPPFEEEFMEAMVDHVEALLGSSRLPLSFIIFLPDWRDPPTSALTRLESSRYKRKQLLLPRGEHYYRVGFQHEVKPEDLHFRAYCGTLIFFLQNDAGFDKWGPTEDRVAMVARICTENPKQN, from the exons atggagagaaaaaacgcggaGTACAACACT CCTAAGATGGCGTCTCAGTCTTCTCTCGACGCCTCGTTGAGCGAAAAGGGGTGGGAAATCCACTTCAGCAAGTCGCAAAATCGCAACTACTACTTCAACAAGCACACGGGAAAGTCGGTGTGGCACTTCGAAGAGCTCGAACGACTCGAAGGAAGCCAAAGTCCCGATAACGAcatctcgtcgccggcgaaaaaaatcaaagaggaGACGGACGAAAGCGAGGCACCCGAAACAATTCAATTCgtagcgaaaacgaagcccAACGTGACGTGCCACGCCATGGCAGACGAAATAATTCGAAAAGCCGATCCCCAAGTCCTAGAAGCTCACCG ATTACTGTGGGACATTGACACTTGCAGCAATGCCGTTATCGACATAGACGCCTGCTTTGAAGAACAACGCCACTTCCGGCATTTATTGCCACCTCATCCGGATATTGAAGTTCAACGAGCGACTGCCGCTGTTCAATTGAGACACAAATACGCCGAATTGTGCAAATCGAGAATAG GTATTGATGAACCACGTGAGTCGTTTAATCGATGGATTTTGGAACGCAAAGTGATTGGCTGTCACGGCGATCCCTTTTTCCCCGCGCTAACCGAATCGCCCGTCTCCACGACGATGTTACGGGAACTCAGCGGCAACTTGCCGGCGCGACTCAAAGAACCGCGAACGATTCTGGACGCGAAACGAAATCTAATCGCCTACGCGGATGCGGCGAAGAAATTGGTGGAACGAAAAGGCGGAAATATGAAACAGAGAAAGATAATAAAGTGGAGCACGGAAGAGGCGTTCCAGTGGATTAGAAGATCGCAGAGTTACACAAAGGAAGACTTTATG gaTCATCTCGAGCATATAAAGAAGCAGTGCGGACCGTTGCTTCAGGAGCTCATGGAGCCGTGCGTCAAGGAAGTCTGCGGCAGAATGTGCGAATTGGCCGATCAAGAGggaaagaaaatcgtcgcgaatCATCGTAAACTGTTTCAACTTTCGCCCGAcagtccgtcgtcgtcgtcgctaatTGAAACGGGAAAGAATCGCGCTTACAAGCGAGACGTTTACCGGttgaattcgacgtcatGCGCGGAAGCGTACCGGGAACCCGAACACTCGGGACCCTGTTATCAGATTAAATTAAATCGCTCGCTTCCGTGCTCACTTCCGCTTGTGAGCGTCGCAAAGAGTGGCAATCTCGTGCACTTGGCCTATGGCAATATTAGTCATTTAATACATCAACTATACTTTGATAAATTG GAGATGTTGTATCGAATTCATTGctccgaagacgaagatctgATGGAATTCGACACGAGAGTGTGGTGTCTTCTGACAAGATATAAG TGTCTCTTTGGGATTCATCCTCTCGAAGGCGCGTCCTTTCAATGTTCgcttcccgtcgccgtcttcaaAATGTTGCAAGctcaatttgacgtcaccatgGAGTTGTGCGCGTCTCCCTTTAATTGTTATTTCCGTCAATATTGTTCGGCGTTTGCGGACACGGACGGATATTTTGGCTCAAGAGG gccGTTTTTTCAATTCTACCCCGTGGGTGGATCTTTTCAAATTAATCCTCCTTTCGAGGAGGAATTCATGGAGGCAATGGTCGATCACGTCGAg GCATTGCTTGGCTCAAGCCGCCTTCCTCTATCTTTCATAATCTTTCTCCCGGATTGGCGTGATCCTCCCACTTCCGCGTTGACGCGACTGGAAAGTAGCAG ATACAAGAGAAAGCAACTCTTGCTTCCTCGCGGAGAACATTATTATCGCGTTGGTTTCCAACACGAAGTCAAACC GGAGGACCTGCACTTCCGGGCGTACTGCGGAACGCTGATATTCTTTTTGCAAAACGATGCCGGTTTCGATAAGTGGGGGCCCACCGAAGATCGCGTTGCCATGGTCGCAAGAATTTGCACGGAGAATCCCAAGCAGAATTGA
- the LOC136195556 gene encoding mRNA (2'-O-methyladenosine-N(6)-)-methyltransferase-like isoform X2 gives MASQSSLDASLSEKGWEIHFSKSQNRNYYFNKHTGKSVWHFEELERLEGSQSPDNDISSPAKKIKEETDESEAPETIQFVAKTKPNVTCHAMADEIIRKADPQVLEAHRLLWDIDTCSNAVIDIDACFEEQRHFRHLLPPHPDIEVQRATAAVQLRHKYAELCKSRIGIDEPRESFNRWILERKVIGCHGDPFFPALTESPVSTTMLRELSGNLPARLKEPRTILDAKRNLIAYADAAKKLVERKGGNMKQRKIIKWSTEEAFQWIRRSQSYTKEDFMDHLEHIKKQCGPLLQELMEPCVKEVCGRMCELADQEGKKIVANHRKLFQLSPDSPSSSSLIETGKNRAYKRDVYRLNSTSCAEAYREPEHSGPCYQIKLNRSLPCSLPLVSVAKSGNLVHLAYGNISHLIHQLYFDKLEMLYRIHCSEDEDLMEFDTRVWCLLTRYKCLFGIHPLEGASFQCSLPVAVFKMLQAQFDVTMELCASPFNCYFRQYCSAFADTDGYFGSRGPFFQFYPVGGSFQINPPFEEEFMEAMVDHVEALLGSSRLPLSFIIFLPDWRDPPTSALTRLESSRYKRKQLLLPRGEHYYRVGFQHEVKPEDLHFRAYCGTLIFFLQNDAGFDKWGPTEDRVAMVARICTENPKQN, from the exons ATGGCGTCTCAGTCTTCTCTCGACGCCTCGTTGAGCGAAAAGGGGTGGGAAATCCACTTCAGCAAGTCGCAAAATCGCAACTACTACTTCAACAAGCACACGGGAAAGTCGGTGTGGCACTTCGAAGAGCTCGAACGACTCGAAGGAAGCCAAAGTCCCGATAACGAcatctcgtcgccggcgaaaaaaatcaaagaggaGACGGACGAAAGCGAGGCACCCGAAACAATTCAATTCgtagcgaaaacgaagcccAACGTGACGTGCCACGCCATGGCAGACGAAATAATTCGAAAAGCCGATCCCCAAGTCCTAGAAGCTCACCG ATTACTGTGGGACATTGACACTTGCAGCAATGCCGTTATCGACATAGACGCCTGCTTTGAAGAACAACGCCACTTCCGGCATTTATTGCCACCTCATCCGGATATTGAAGTTCAACGAGCGACTGCCGCTGTTCAATTGAGACACAAATACGCCGAATTGTGCAAATCGAGAATAG GTATTGATGAACCACGTGAGTCGTTTAATCGATGGATTTTGGAACGCAAAGTGATTGGCTGTCACGGCGATCCCTTTTTCCCCGCGCTAACCGAATCGCCCGTCTCCACGACGATGTTACGGGAACTCAGCGGCAACTTGCCGGCGCGACTCAAAGAACCGCGAACGATTCTGGACGCGAAACGAAATCTAATCGCCTACGCGGATGCGGCGAAGAAATTGGTGGAACGAAAAGGCGGAAATATGAAACAGAGAAAGATAATAAAGTGGAGCACGGAAGAGGCGTTCCAGTGGATTAGAAGATCGCAGAGTTACACAAAGGAAGACTTTATG gaTCATCTCGAGCATATAAAGAAGCAGTGCGGACCGTTGCTTCAGGAGCTCATGGAGCCGTGCGTCAAGGAAGTCTGCGGCAGAATGTGCGAATTGGCCGATCAAGAGggaaagaaaatcgtcgcgaatCATCGTAAACTGTTTCAACTTTCGCCCGAcagtccgtcgtcgtcgtcgctaatTGAAACGGGAAAGAATCGCGCTTACAAGCGAGACGTTTACCGGttgaattcgacgtcatGCGCGGAAGCGTACCGGGAACCCGAACACTCGGGACCCTGTTATCAGATTAAATTAAATCGCTCGCTTCCGTGCTCACTTCCGCTTGTGAGCGTCGCAAAGAGTGGCAATCTCGTGCACTTGGCCTATGGCAATATTAGTCATTTAATACATCAACTATACTTTGATAAATTG GAGATGTTGTATCGAATTCATTGctccgaagacgaagatctgATGGAATTCGACACGAGAGTGTGGTGTCTTCTGACAAGATATAAG TGTCTCTTTGGGATTCATCCTCTCGAAGGCGCGTCCTTTCAATGTTCgcttcccgtcgccgtcttcaaAATGTTGCAAGctcaatttgacgtcaccatgGAGTTGTGCGCGTCTCCCTTTAATTGTTATTTCCGTCAATATTGTTCGGCGTTTGCGGACACGGACGGATATTTTGGCTCAAGAGG gccGTTTTTTCAATTCTACCCCGTGGGTGGATCTTTTCAAATTAATCCTCCTTTCGAGGAGGAATTCATGGAGGCAATGGTCGATCACGTCGAg GCATTGCTTGGCTCAAGCCGCCTTCCTCTATCTTTCATAATCTTTCTCCCGGATTGGCGTGATCCTCCCACTTCCGCGTTGACGCGACTGGAAAGTAGCAG ATACAAGAGAAAGCAACTCTTGCTTCCTCGCGGAGAACATTATTATCGCGTTGGTTTCCAACACGAAGTCAAACC GGAGGACCTGCACTTCCGGGCGTACTGCGGAACGCTGATATTCTTTTTGCAAAACGATGCCGGTTTCGATAAGTGGGGGCCCACCGAAGATCGCGTTGCCATGGTCGCAAGAATTTGCACGGAGAATCCCAAGCAGAATTGA
- the LOC136195580 gene encoding threonine synthase-like 2, translating to MATFVSTRQNRGPAATWNDVLLCGYAPDGGLFVPASVPAIPLETLKTWKNLSHPEICKKILRCYFTEDELPHATFEETISKAFDSFAHPDVIPVVRAGHAHVAELFHGPTGSFKDVALSVYGKIVENHLETTRRRVTILNSTTGDTGSAAIRSVLGGTRVRIVVMYPAGKISDIQELQMATVDAPNVKVFRVDGTSDEIDGVVKTLFCDEEFGREQSLGSFSSINVGRLVCQIAHFFYIYLKTCVDVGDEVLVAIPTGGGGHIVTGTIATRMGLPLKFLLATNENDTATRAIEEGTIDTSGDIIPTYACAMDGNLPYNIERLLYFHSNDAGTIIRKQMSQLETTGGLELEQDQVQSLQSQIWSHSVSQENILETMRRYHADHAYLPCPHTATALYAMDRFLATPAAQKRLFPNGGPLPPIVCLATATPAKFPDVVEKAGLPVPRPESFAKLYHLPKKNRLLEREWVDSLKKAIREFDS from the exons atGGCGACTTTCGTCAGTACGCGTCAGAATCGGGGTCCTGCCGCCACATGGAATGACGTCCTTTTATGCGGTTACGCGCCCGATGGCGGGCTCTTTGTTCCTGCCAGCGTTCCCGCAATTCCACTCGAGACGCTAAAAACGTGGAAGAACTTGAGCCACCCCGAAATCTGCAAGAAAATACTACGTTGCTACTTCACAGAAGACGAACTACCGCACGCAACGTTCGAAG AGACGATCAGCAAAGCGTTCGACTCGTTCGCCCATCCTGACGTCATACCCGTCGTCCGCGCGGGCCACGCCCACGTCGCAGAACTCTTCCACGGACCGACGGGTTCATTCAAAGACGTCGCGCTGAGCGTATacggaaaaatcgtcgagaatcatctcgaaacgacgcgcagGCGCGTAACGATTCTCAACTCGACGACAGGCGATACGGGAAGCGCGGCGATACGCAGCGTTCTCGGCGGCACGCGCGTGCGCATCGTCGTCATGTATCCGGCGGGAAAAATAAGCGACATCCAGGAACTTCAAATGGCGAccgtcgacgcgccgaaCGTCAAAGtgtttcgcgtcgacggcacgagcgacgagatcgacggcgtcgtgaaGACGTTGTTCTGTGACGAAGAATTCGGACGCGAGCAATCGCTTGGTAGTTTCAGTTCGATCAATGTTGGACGACTCGTCTGTCAAATAGCCCACTTTTTCTATATCTATTTGAAAACTTGCGTCGATGTTGGCGACGAGGTATTGGTTGCCATACCGACGGGCGGTGGTGGACACATTGTTACCGGTACCATAGCAACCAGAATGGGTCTTCCGCTTAAGTTTCTTCTCGCGACGAATGAAAACGATACGGCGACGCG GGCTATTGAGGAGGGTACGATCGATACGTCGGGTGACATCATTCCAACGTATGCATGCGCAATGGACGGAAATCTTCCGTATAACATCGAACGGCTTCTCTATTTCCATTCCAATGACGCCGGCACTATCATACGAAAGCAGATGAGTCAACTTGAAACAACAGGTGGTCTCGAACTGGAACAGGATCAAGTCCAAAGTCTACAAAGCCAAATATGGAGTCATAGCGTCTCTCAGGAGAACATACTCGAAACGATGAGGAGGTATCACGCCGATCACGCGTATCTTCCCTGTCCTCACACGGCGACCGCTCTCTACGCGATGGATCGATTTCTCGCTACTCCAGCGGCGCAGAAACGCTTGTTTCCCAATGGGGGACCCCTGCCTCCCATCGTCTGTCTAGCGACGGCAACCCCGGCTAAGTTTCCTGACGTCGTAGAAAAAGCGGGACTGCCCGTTCCGCGTCCCGAATCGTTCGCGAAATTATATCACCttccaaagaaaaatcgtctattGGAACGCGAGTGGGTTGACTCTCTCAAGAAAGCCATTAGGGAATTTGACTCTTAG
- the LOC136195658 gene encoding uncharacterized protein, with product MAASKRDNIDAKRTEDVAECADASCHDPVVGRSQFCKRHRDKQYKERHRKRKKTQAEGKGESDVADMQEAKRKLAEKVHGSSSSSSDPSYKDMLYPVLAEKRQKLLDSMNVTEFLKRKQDELKKGTLVDLTESSGASGGHNLSGSSNDTLETEESDPVDTSTSLSSGNETSLNASTGVGIGDEHNSSDSRTLSGYQASGSSEITSSGTSDTCHVRARSIDRETCARTRERIEKT from the exons atGGCAGCTTCCAAACGAGACAATATCGACGCGAAGAGGACggaagacgtcgccgaatGTGCCGACGCTTCGTGCCACGACCCCGTAGTGGGTCGAAGTCAGTTCTGCAAGCGTCATCGCGACAAACAGTACAAGGAAAGGCacaggaagagaaagaagacacaGGCG gaaggaaaaggagaaagcgacGTGGCAGACATGcaagaagcaaaaagaaaattagcCGAAAAAGTTCACGGATCGTCGAGCTCGTCATCGGACCCTTCGTACAAAGACATGCTCTATCCCGTCCTAGCAGAAAAACGCCAA aaattGCTTGACTCTATGAACGTGACCGAATTTCTCAAACGAAAACAGGACGAATTAAAAAAAGGAACTCTAGTCGATCTAACAGAATCATCCGGTGCAAGTGGAGGTCACAATCTAAGCGGCAGCAGCAACGACACTCTCGAGACGGAAGAGAGCGATCCTGTcgacacgtcgacgagtctcAGTTCaggaaacgaaacgtcgttgaacgcgtcgacgggcgTAGGAATAGGAGACGAACACAATAGTAGCGATTCGCGAACTCTCTCCGGCTATCAAGCGTCGGGCAGTTCGGAAATTACGAGTAGCGGAACGAGCGACACGTGCCACGTACGagctcgatcgatcgatcgagaaaCGTGTGCTAGAACTCGAGAACGAATAGAAAAAACGTAA